ACCATAAGTGCTCAGGTTATCAGGGAATCCCCTGTTAAGCATTCCATGTGATCCCACTCTCCTCCTACTTGGGTtattatactgaacagaaatatataaatgcaacaatttcaaaaatgTACTGAGTTCATaacactcagcaaaaaaagaaacgtcctcgcACGGTCaaatgcgtttattttcagcaaacttaacatgtgtaaatatttgtcaggacataacaagattcaacaactgagacataaactgaacaagttccacagatgtgactaacagaaatggaataatgtgtccctgaacaaggggaggtcaaaagtaacagtcagtatctggtgtggccaccagctgcattaagtactgcagtgcacctcctcctcatggactgcaccagatttgccagttcttgctatgagatgttaccccactctttcacGAAGGCAACTGCAAGTTTCCAGACATTTCtgtgggggaatggccctagccctcaccctccgatccaacaggtcccagacgtgctcaatgggattgagatccaggctcttcactggccatggctgtcttgcaggaaatcacgcacagaacgagcagtatggctggtggcattgtcatgtcaaggtgagcctgcaggaagggtaccacatgagggaggaggatgtcttccctgtagcgCACAGCATTGAgaatgcctgcaatgacaacaagctcagtccgatgatgctgtgacacaccgccccagaccatgacagaccctctaCCTCCAAATCGAACCCTctccagagcataggcctcggtgtaacgctcattccttcgatgataaacgcaaatccgaccatctcTGGTGAGACAagaccgcgactcgtcagtgagcactttttgtcagtcctgtctgttccagcgacggtgggtttgtgctcataggcaacgttgtttctggtgaggacctgccttacaacaggcctataagACCTGtcaagcctctctcagcctattgcggacaggcAGCACTgacggagggattgtgcattcctggtgtaactctggcagttgttgttgccatcctgtacctgtcccgcaggtgtgatgttcggatgtaccgatcctgcgcaggtgttgttacacgtggtctgccactgcgaggacgatcagctgtccgtcctgtctccctgtagcgctgtcttaggcatctcacagtacggacattgcaatttattgccctggacacatctgcagtcctcatgcctccttgcagcatgcctaaggcacgtccacgcagatgagcagggaccctgggcatctttttttttgtgtgtgtttttcagagtcagtagaaaggcctcttagtGTCCTAAATGTTTATGTctctgaccttaattgcctatggtctgtaagctgttagtgtcttagcgaccgttccacaggtgcatgttcattaattatggCTCATTGAGCAAGCATGGtgaaacggtgtttaaaccctttacaaggaagatctgtgaagttatttggatttttacgaatcctctttgaaagacagggtcctgaaaaaaggacttctttttttgctgagtttatataatcATCAGTCAatggaaataaataaattaggacctaatctatggatttcacatgactgggaagggGTTTAGCCATGGgtagccaggcccagccactggggagccaggcccagccactggggagccaggcccagccaatctgAATGAGATTTTCCCACACACAGGCTTTATTACAGtccagaaatactcctcagctccCCCCAGGCGAAGAAGCcgggtgtggaggtcctgggcaggagtggttacacgtggtctgcggttgtgaggacgGTTGGACAGATTGCCAAATTGTCTAAAACAACATTGAAGGCAGTTTATGGTATGAGAAATGAACATCCAATTCTCTGGCAAccgctctggtggatattcctgcagtcagcatgccaatgtcACGCTCCCTAAAAActagagacatctgtggcattgtgttgtgtgacaactgcacattttaaagtggccttttattgtccccagcacaaggtgcacctgtgtaatgatcaggctgtttgatcagcttcttgatatgccaccccTGTCTGGTGGATgcattatcttggtaaaggagaaaaatgctcactaacaggggtggAAACACAGTTTTGCACAAAATATGagagaaataaggtttttgtgcatatggaacatttctgagattttatttttttagctAATGAATCATaggaccaaaactttacatgttgcgtttgtatttttgttcagtgtagttctaAGGGAAATGTCATAGACCATACACACAATCCTCCTTCATTTCAAGTGTGGTTATTGTCAACACCTCATTTCAGGGTTCCAGGGAAATACATTTAGGCAAGAAGGAGTAATTTCCTAAGTTTATTTAATAAAGtttaaaattatatattttttattttactcagTTTGTTTCTTGAGTAAAGTCCTTAGTCAGTGAGTGGACTTAAGCAATAGGTGTGGTTGTCATGAATAAAGATTTAACTTTAAAATCATTGTTGTCTTCATTGTTACTGGATGTATTATGTAATATTCTGTAATGTCCATGAACAAATGCAACTGTTGTGTATTGAGCTCTGTGACCTGCATATCTCTTTTTCTAAACTCTACACATAtgctgccttcagaaagtattcataccccttaattTATGCCACATtggtgtgttacagcctgaattcaaaatggattaaatggctTTACACACTTTACTTCATAATTAAAACATgtctttagaaatgtttgcaaatttattggaAATGAAATACAGATATCACATTTACTGTACATCAGtagtcacacccctgagtcaatacatgttaaatTCAGATTTGGCAGCGACTACAtctgtgtctttctgggtaaatctaagcgctttgcacacctggattgtacgaTATTTGCACATTAGTCTTAAATGATTCAAGCTCAGTCATgttggttattgatcattgctagacagccattttcatgtcttgccatagattttcaagcctaTTTGAAgtgaaaactgtaactaggccactcaggaacatttaatgtCTTGGTTaacaactccagtgtaaatttggtcttgtgttttagcttcttgtcctgctgaaaggtgaatgtgtcCCAGTGACTAGAAAGCGTACTGAAGcaggtttcctctaggatttttcctgtgcgTAGCTTTATTCTGTTTCTTGTTTTCCcacctagtccttgccgatgacctgatgcagccaccacatGCTTGAAAATGTGATGCGTAGTGATGTATTgaatttgccccaaatataatgctttatattcaggacataaagtgaaTTTTTCTGAGCCACAGGTTGCAGACAGGATGCAAACAGGATGCAAACAGGATGCAGACAGgattttttttacagttttactttagtgcctcgATGCAGACAGGATGCAGACAGGATGCAAACAGGATGCAGACAGGATGCAGACAGGATGCAGACAGGATGCAAACAGGATGCAGACAGGATGCAGACAGGATGCAGACAGGATGCAGACAGGATGCAGACAGGTTGCAGACAGGTTGCAGACAGGATGCAAACAGGATGCAGACAGGATGCAGACAGGTTGCAGACAGGTTGCAGACAGGTTGCAGACAGGATGCAGACAGGTTGCAGACAGGATGCAGACAGGATGCAGACAGGATGCAGACAGGATGCAGACAGGATGCAGACAGGATGCAGACAGGATGCAGACAGGATGCAGACAGGATGCAAACAGGATGCAGACAGGATGCATGCTTTGGAATATGTATattctatacaggcttccttgtcactctgtcatttaggttagtattgtggagttactataatgttgatccatcctcagttttctcgtatcacagccattaaactctaactgttttgaagtcactattggcctcaaGGTGAAATCCCTGAATGGTTTCCTGCCTCTCCTGCAAcctaggaaggatgcctgtatctttgtagtgactgggtgtgttgatacatcatccaaagtgtaattaacttcaccatgctttttgtgtttttacccatctaccaataggtaccGTTccttgcgaggcattggaaaacctccctggtctttgtgattgaatctgtttgaaattcactgctcgactcagggacagataattgtatgtgtggcgtACAAATATGAGGTAGTCAcgaaacactattattgcacacagtgagtccatgcaacttatgtgacatgttaagcacatttttagtTTTGAACTAATTTAGACTTGCAATAACAAGggttcattaaaaaaaatgttggacatacaccaaaagtatgtggacacctgctcgtcgaacatctcattccaaaatcatgggcattaatatggagttggtcacccccttttgctgctataacatcctccactcttctggaaggctttccactagatgttggaacattgctgcggggacttgcttccattcagccacgattgTTCGTGAGGTTGGCACTTATGTCGGGAGAttaaggcctggctcgcagtcggcgttctaatatatcccaaaggtgttcgatagtggtgtggaagaatttgacaATCTCGACAGTCCATTTCAGTATGGACCTGACTTATtgtacgggggcattgtcatgctgaaacaggaaagggcctttcccgaACTTGCCACAaacttggaagcacagaatcgtctagaatgtcattgtatgctgtagcgttaagatttcccttcactgaaactaagggtcctagcccaaaccattattcctcctccaccacacttTACAGTGGGCACTATTCAGTGGGGCAGGTActgtagcgttctcctggcatccactaaacccagattcatctgttggactgccaggtggtgaaggtTGATTCATCACTGCAGAGAACGCGTTTACCCCTGCTttggagtccaatggcggcgaactTTACACCGACGCTTGGCATcgctcatggtgatcttaggcttgtgtacggccacggaaacccatttcatgaagctcccaacaaacaattattgtgctaacgttgcttccagaggcagtttggaactctggtgtgagtgttgcaaccgaggacagatgatttttacgcatTTCAGCACTCGGTGGTTCCATTGCGTGagcttgtggcctaccactttgtggctgagccgctgttgctcctagacgtttccacttcacaacaacagaaTTTACAGtggaccggggcagctctagcaggacagacatttgatgaactgacttgttggaaaggaggcatcctgtgacggtgccacgttgaaagtcactgagctcttcagtaaggccattctactgacaatgtttgtctatggaaattgTTTGGCTGTGAGCACCAATTTATTCACCTGTCAGAAattggtgtggctgaaatagcagaatccactaattttgaaagtgtgtccacatacttttgcatatatagtgtaATTAACTTTGACATTATGTGCAGATAGAAAATGATctaaatttaatacattttcaattcaggctgtaacacaaaatatggaaaaactcaaggggtgtgaatactatctgCACTACAGTATGAAACACAATCTACATATACTATCTATACAACATGGCATGAACACAAgcaacacccctccctctctctcctatcccctccatctctctgccctcctttACCTCAACCAGATTCCCTATACCTTTCCATTCCTTTCACATCTCCATATGGTGCTTAGTGGCTATGGGTTGATTTTTAGGAATTGAAGACAGGAAAAGAGGTGCTTCAACCAGGTTGCCTCAACCATAACCATAGGtttatgtccacatcccggttcaaccctaaccctagcttcaaggcaatatcccggttcaaccctaaccctagcttagtgtccacatcccggttctgCCCTAACCCAAGCTTCAAGGCAATatcccggttcagccctaacccGAGCTTCAAGGCAATatcccggttcagccctaacccGAGCTTCAAGGCAATatcccggttcagccctaacccGAGCTTCAAGGCAATatcccggttcagccctaacccGATCAAGGCAATatcccggttcagccctaacccCTTCAAGGCAatatcccggttcaaccctaacccgagCTCCAAGGCAatatcccggttcaaccctaacccgagCTTCAAGGCAatatcccggttcaaccctaacccgagCTTCAAGGCAatatcccggttcaaccctaaccctagcttagtgtccacatcccggttcaaccctaacccgagCTTCAAGGCAATATCCCGGTTTCAACCCTAACCCGAGCTTCAAGGCAatatcccggttcaaccctaaccctagcttcaaggCAATATCCCGGTTTTCAACCCCTTCAAGGTTTCAACCCAGCTTCAAGGCAATATCCTTaggtccacatcccggttcaaccctaacgaGCTTCAAGGCAatatcccggttcaaccctaacccgagCTTCAAGGCAATATcccggctcaaccctaacccaagcttCAAGGCAATACCCGGCTTCAAGGCAATATCCCGGTTAACCCGAGCTTAGTGTccatatcctggttcaaccctaacccgagCTTCAAGGCAatatcccggttcaaccctaaccctagtttcaaAGGCAATCAACCCTAACCCGAGCTTCAAGGCAATATTTCAACCCTAGTTTCAAGGCAATACCCggcttcaaccctaaccctaagcttCAAGGCAATATcccggctcaaccctaacccgAGCTTCAAGGCAATATcccggctcaaccctaacccgAGCTTCAAGGCAATATcccggctcaaccctaacccgAGCTTCAAGGCAATATcccggctcaaccctaacccgAGCTTCAAGGCAatatcccggttcaaccctaaccctagctttcaTAGGCAATAACCCGAGcggtccacatcccggttcaaccctaacccgagCTTCAAGGCAatatcccggttcaaccctaacccgagTTTAGTGCTTCAAGGCACATGTctataaccctagcttcatggccacatgtctcaaccctaaccctagcttcatggcCACATCatgtctcaaccctaaccctagcttcatggcCACATCatgtctcaaccctaaccctagcttcatggcCACATCATgtttcaaccctaatcctagtctcaaccctaaccctagcttcatggcCACATCATgtttcaaccctaatcctagtctcaaccctaaccctagcttcatggcCACATCATgtttcaaccctaatcctagtctcaaccctaaccctagcttcatggcCACATCATgtttcaaccctaatcctagtctcaaccctaaccctagcctcatggCCACATgtttcaaccctaatcctagtctcaaccctagcctcatggccacatcatggttcaaccctaatcctagttGGTCAAGGCCTGCATGTTTCTTTACACAAACACAGGGCTATCTGACAtctgatagggtgaacagaactGCGTGTGAGCTCGACACAAAATACTACTGATATAGACCTCTATCTACTCTGATACTGATGCTATGTCCTAATATTCTACAAACTGTCTTCTTTTCTATCAGTGCTCATTCCTTCATGAGCACTGATACTTAAGGACTAAATACCAGATAAAATAGGTTTTATGCTTATTTCTAAATGCTTATCATGCTAATTTCCTAAATCAGTGATCATGTCTCTTTCATAGAGTGAATTGAACCGAGCCTGCAATACCATGAGTGTGGCCTGCAATACCCCTGTCTTTCAGCAGAGTGTACCAACTTGTGTTTCCTACCCCTGCTCTGGATAGGATTGGGTTTTGGCTAATCTGATTTTAAATCTGTTAGGAGGTGGATTTGCCGAGGGAGATTTTCCAGGCTGACAGAAGTGCTGACCACATCTCAGGGTTTCTAATCTCAGGTGACCATCTCAGACAGCAGCTGCTCAAAAGAGTGACCTCAATATTATCTGAAGGCTTTGTCTATAGCCTGTCTATAGcctatccctctcccttcatAACAATGGGTTTTACATGCCTGTTTCCACTGGCTGTTACCTGGTACTTTTCAGGAAactatgcaaacacacacaaacagtagagaTTGTAAAACACTTTGGGTTTTATTCACCATAAAAcaagaatactgtagaatatttGGCCTGGATATTTTTGGTCCCCTTGTGGTTCCATCACCactcaaacaaacaaaccaacagTGTTGTAAACATTTAGTGAATCTGTAAAACAGTGTGGGTTCCTGAGAGAAGTGTACACTTGTTCACACATCAActaaaaatacagttgaagtcggaagtttacatacaccttagcgaaatacattcaaactcagttctttacaattcctgatatttaatcctagtaaaaatgccctgtcgtaggtcagttaggatccccactttattttaagaatgtgaaatgtcacgggtctttgctgttgttctgggattgatttgcacttttcacaccaaagtacgttcatctctaggagacagaaggcgtctccttcctgagcggtatgacggctgcgtggtcccatggtgtttatacttgcttactattgtttgtacagatgaacgtggtaacttcaggcatttggaaatggctcccaaggctgaaccagacttgtctacaattctttttgctgaggtcttggctgatttcttttgattttccaatgatgtcaagcaaagaggcactgagtttgaaggtaggccttgaaatacatccacaggaacacctccaatttactcaaatgatgtcaattagcctatcagatgcttctaaagccatgacatcattttctggaattttccaagctgtttaaaggcacagtcaacttagtgtatgtaaacttccgacccactggaattgtgatacagtgaaataatctgtctgtaaacaattgttgaaaaaaattacttctgtcatgcacaaagtagatgtcctaaccgacctgccaaaactatagtttgttaacaagaaatttgtggagtggttgaaaaatgaggcTAGAGTGTTTAGCGATATGTCTGGGGGTGAGTCAAAATATGCACTTTGTCATTGTCAAGTTAAGATTACCTTCCACTGGGAAGCATTTCAGTGTTACACTCCTGCATAGCCCGCTCCAATAATTTACAGAAATTATTATTTGGCCAACCACTGCCCCCTGGTAACGCCACAGCAACTGATCACCATGGCTATTAGACACACTTGAAGATTGTACTTAAAgcttcctgtcctgtccttggGGTTATTACCGTGAAATGATCTTCTCTTCAATCCCTACCATAATAATATAATGTCAGTGCTTTCCAGTTGCTGTTTTTGTTCATACCTCCAGCTATTTTCTTTCATCAATTAGTTTCTATTAAATGTCTGAACCAAGTTGCATGGAATAGTTCCTTACTCTTATGACCTCTGTTCTGTCTTATTGTTATCGAAGTACACGTTTGTATTAAGCACTCTGATCTGAGGTCAGTGTAGCAATATGTAGATCTCATTCATAACATGCAAACATTTCAGGATATTGTTCCAGTTTCCCCCCCACATGCTAGATAATGCGCTCTATTCAATCTGTGTCATGGAAGTGATGCAAAAGCAATGTTCTCTTATTAGCAGCggctgcattcacggtaaacactgcatatgtcggctcaatcggaaatgaccttAAAATGTCTATCGCATAATCCGTAATGCTTTCAGCGTTACGGACTGACTCGAGCCCTTAAGTGTCACATCACAACAGTGTAGTGTTGGGATATTTCTTTGAGACATTGAAAACCATTTCATTCACATTCTCTTAATATGTCTACTTTAGTAGAAAATAAAAATGGATAAAAAAGCCACCTTTATTTCTTATTGAAAAGACCTGATGaaaggggacacctagtcagGTGTAcagctgaatgcattcaactgaaatgtcttccgcatttaacccaacccctctgaatcagagaggtgtggaggtGCTGCCATAATccacatccacgtcttcggcgcccggggaacagtgggttaactgccttgctcaggttgcagaacgacaggtttttaccttgtcagcttggggattcgatccagcaacctttcggttactggcccaatgctctaaggTACAATCTATATGCAAAATGCATTCACAGAATTAAAAAAACTTTCAAAAAGCCAATATAAACATACAATGGTGCCTATCTAAAAAGCAACTATTATTGCTCAGACAAATGCCATTGCTTATAAAATAAAGCTTATGTTTAGCTTTGGCGGTAAATCAGTTCGACATGCTGGTAGGCTTACTCAATGGTTTTATAGGCTACGCAATATTGTAACCCTTCTTATTTGTCCCATTCAAACCCTTCCCCGATGCTTATTGTGTCATCATTTTAGGCAATAAAGTTTCCATTTGTGATGCGTCAGATATATCAGTGAAACAGTATCTGTACTCAGTCAGGTCATATGGGTTTGTAACCTGGGTAAGTGCCAGGTAATACAGAAGTCACCCTAATAAAATACTGCTGATTTTGTGAAGGAAATGCATGACAAATTAAAGCGCTGTCACTTTTACTCCAAAGAAAGCGAAATAAATACGAAAATAAGTTAACATCAAACATTTCAAGTATCCAACCCCTCTGAACACTATCTACTGGCCTGGCAACAGTGGAGGAAAGGGTGGAGTGACATCACTTCCTCTTGTGGTGTCATTTCCTCTTCCCGACAGCCAGGTGCCGTCTCGTggccacctccaccctcctcctctctgcctcctccgctctcttcctctcctccttcagttcTTTATACCTCCACTTTGGGAGCTGCAGGAAGTTGCCCCCACCATCTTTAAAGCTGCTCTTCCTGCGGACTCTCTCAGGTTCATAGGTTGGCGTTGGGGCCTTAGTGATTCTCACCTTGGGAATGGACAGCCCTGGCCGTACACTACTACGTCTCACCATACCCAGGGGCAGCAGGCTAGCTCTACGCAGGGCCACCGAGGAAACGGCCCCAGACCCAGACACCGtacccaggttagggttagtcgTGGTGGGGCTTTTGTTCTGCGGCGGGAGGCTGGACCGCCGATCCTTTGGAGGTTTAGGCACCAGTGTGACCCGTGAATTCTGGAAGAGTTTGCGGTGGTCGTTGAGCCTCTCAGGGTTCTGGGTTTTCAGTTCTTTGGCCCGTTGGCGTCGGAGGATCTCTGGGACGGAGTAACGACGTTTACCCACGCAGGGCGGGCTTGACGGACACACCTAGAGAGTAAGAACAAAGGTatacataaggagggggagggagcaaTGAGAACATaaagccagagagagggagcgacaaagacagagagaaaggtttAATAGTAGAAAGTGAAAAAGCTGAAAGAGGAAGGAAGAAGAAACAGAAGTTTCTAACTCACGGTGGTACACGCCAGCGCCACAAAGGGGCTCCCTAGGGCTGTTGTCACGGTGACTAGGTGATCTAAGACTCCTTCGTCGTCAGGCTCTGTGATGTTAGCGAATGTCAGAGCGTTCCGTATGGTGTCTGATATACGCTGCATACAGCCTCGAGGCTCCCGGGCCTTAGATACTAGAGACGCCAGCTGAGGCCACTCTGGGCTGGAACAATTATACAATTACATGAATATAATGACTTAGCTAGCAATAGTGGTAGTACTCTATGAAGTATGTcaagctacacacagcctacggGGCATTAGCTATTAGAGAAACCAGCTGGGGCCACTTTGGACCATAACAATAATATCAGATTAGGAAATAATACGATTGGAAATATAACAATATTCAATTATATTGATGACATTATATAATGATAATAagaatcatcaccaccaccaacaacatcctCATCAATATCACCATCATTatcatcctcatcaccatcatcatcatcctcatcaataTCACAATTatcatcctcatcaccatcatcattatcatcctcatcattattatcatcctcatcaccatcatTATCATCCTCATCAATATAACCATCATTATTATCATCCTCATCAATATCACCATCATTAttatcatcctcatcaacatcattattatcatcatcaccatcatcatcattatcatcctcACCATCATCATTATTGTCATTCTCATCATTCATCAACAATACTCATAAAGTTGAGTCTACCTGTAAGCGTCACACAGTTGATAAGGACAGGGTCGGGAGAGGAGGCGTGTCATGGCCCAGGCAGTTTCGTAGCGTCCCGTGAAGAGCGCCCACTCTCTGGAGGTCAGCTTACGACCAAAGTCTCTCGTCTCCATGTCAGCTccttacagaggagaggaggagaaggaaaggcATAAGGAGAAAAATGTATGACGACATCCTGGTGGTAGGAGATGTTATTCATGCTAGAAGTTACTGTTTGAAGTTAAATATTGAAATTCTATATAAAATCTGAAATATAAGTGAAAACAAAGTAATTTGTTTGTGTCCATCTGTGTAAGTACCTGCTAGCATCAGGGCTCGTACACACTCCACCTTGCCCTGCATAGCAGCCTTCATCAGAGCCGTGAAGCCATGACAGTTCCTCCTCTCTATGTCCAGACCAGGGAAGTAGTTCAACAGGTAGTTACTGATCATTATGTGacctggaggaagggagggaaaggagggaaagagagaggaatgagggaaagagagagagataaagagagggctATGAACCTTttgaagtgtgtgtgggtgtacgcGCATGCGggtgagtgtgtaggtgtgtgtgtgtcctacctgcCTGGGCAGCGGTGATGAGGGCAGTGTTCCCCTCCTTGTCCTGCCAGTTGACATCCAGGTGAGAACACTGGGCCAGCGCTATGACAACATCAACGTAACCCTGGTAACACGCCACCATCAGCCCCGTctgagggagagcaagagagagaaagagtgagcgatggggggagagagagagagagatgggagagagagagagagatggggggaaagatagagagatggggggaaagattgagagagagagagagagagagagatgggggagagagatagagaggaaggggagagagagtgagagagagggggagagagatggggagacagagaggagagagagagtgagagatggagaggggagagaaagagtgaacgttgggggagagagatagagagagagggggagagagaaatagcgagagtgcaagagcggggagagagagagaaagatgggaagagagagagagagagatggagagagagagagagggtggagagaaagagagagagagcgagagatggggagaaagaggcgatagagagaggggggaagagaaagagagagatagagggggaagagtgtgaaagagagcgagagatggggagagaaaga
The window above is part of the Oncorhynchus masou masou isolate Uvic2021 chromosome 30, UVic_Omas_1.1, whole genome shotgun sequence genome. Proteins encoded here:
- the ankrd33ba gene encoding ankyrin repeat domain-containing protein 33B, whose translation is MVLITDERDGGGSSTTVRVKQQQQNPKGASGITQVHPTITEESPSLSDDDSYLGSCESEGDEYEEYDDFSLLPDSKSIASDDSFYPPDDVFADNERTPSPPSPEPLTFFQACCTNNATIVRIMIRQGVGVEEVRETDKNNRTGLMVACYQGYVDVVIALAQCSHLDVNWQDKEGNTALITAAQAGHIMISNYLLNYFPGLDIERRNCHGFTALMKAAMQGKVECVRALMLAGADMETRDFGRKLTSREWALFTGRYETAWAMTRLLSRPCPYQLCDAYSPEWPQLASLVSKAREPRGCMQRISDTIRNALTFANITEPDDEGVLDHLVTVTTALGSPFVALACTTVCPSSPPCVGKRRYSVPEILRRQRAKELKTQNPERLNDHRKLFQNSRVTLVPKPPKDRRSSLPPQNKSPTTTNPNLGTVSGSGAVSSVALRRASLLPLGMVRRSSVRPGLSIPKVRITKAPTPTYEPERVRRKSSFKDGGGNFLQLPKWRYKELKEERKRAEEAERRRVEVATRRHLAVGKRK